From Cyclobacteriaceae bacterium, a single genomic window includes:
- a CDS encoding YceI family protein, producing the protein MRILLFFLFAITACVTNAQSLYQATSSKISFFAGTPVEDIDAINTKAWSFFNSTTGEISINIPIKDFHFKRPLMEEHFNENYLESSKYPKAQFKGKIKDVEKINFKSIESIEISITGTLTLHGVSKETEINVVLHSEDGKIQGETKFFITLSDYKIDRPKILWEKLAEKVNVTAAFTYEPYNK; encoded by the coding sequence ATGAGAATCCTTCTCTTCTTTCTTTTTGCCATCACTGCCTGCGTAACGAACGCGCAATCACTCTATCAGGCGACGTCCTCAAAGATATCATTCTTTGCCGGCACCCCTGTTGAGGATATTGATGCGATCAATACGAAAGCATGGAGTTTCTTTAACAGCACTACGGGAGAGATTTCTATTAACATTCCCATTAAAGACTTTCATTTCAAACGTCCATTAATGGAAGAACATTTCAATGAGAACTACCTGGAGTCTTCAAAGTATCCGAAAGCTCAATTCAAGGGAAAGATAAAAGATGTTGAAAAGATCAATTTCAAATCCATTGAGTCTATTGAAATTTCGATCACCGGCACATTAACACTTCATGGAGTTTCAAAGGAAACTGAAATCAATGTCGTCCTCCATTCAGAAGATGGAAAAATCCAGGGCGAAACAAAGTTCTTCATCACCCTTTCCGATTACAAGATCGATCGCCCTAAAATTCTCTGGGAGAAACTCGCAGAGAAAGTAAATGTAACAGCAGCCTTCACCTATGAACCCTACAATAAATAG
- a CDS encoding Rieske (2Fe-2S) protein, with product MTRKEFVSQVGIGAAALLLPACLGSLSGCSSSSDANGVFPAPPANPDFTIDVSTGALSNNGGFLVQNGIIIGRTGTGTFIAVSAACTHQGTTIQYVAGSNTFHCPNHGSDYSSTGSVINGPATQSLVQYKTELTGNSLRVFS from the coding sequence ATGACCAGAAAAGAGTTTGTCAGTCAGGTAGGAATTGGCGCCGCCGCACTTCTTTTGCCCGCTTGCTTAGGATCATTGTCAGGCTGTTCATCTTCATCTGATGCCAATGGAGTCTTTCCTGCACCTCCCGCCAATCCTGATTTTACGATTGATGTCTCCACAGGAGCATTGTCCAATAATGGCGGCTTTCTTGTTCAAAATGGAATTATTATCGGCCGCACCGGCACAGGAACCTTCATCGCTGTTTCTGCCGCCTGCACCCACCAGGGGACAACAATCCAATATGTTGCCGGCAGCAATACTTTTCACTGTCCGAATCATGGATCCGATTACTCTTCCACAGGATCCGTCATCAACGGTCCGGCAACGCAATCTCTCGTTCAATATAAAACAGAGCTTACCGGAAATTCTTTAAGAGTATTTTCATAA